A window of the Pogona vitticeps strain Pit_001003342236 chromosome 4, PviZW2.1, whole genome shotgun sequence genome harbors these coding sequences:
- the CNN3 gene encoding calponin-3 isoform X1 produces MTHFNKGPSYGLSAEVKNKIALKYDPQIEEDLRNWIEEVTGMSIGANFQLGLKDGIILCELINKLQPGSVKKINQSKLNWHQLENIGNFIKAIQQYGMKPHDIFEANDLFENGNMTQVQTSLVALAGLAKTKGFHTTIDIGVKYAEKQARSFDAGKLKAGQSVIGLQMGTNKCASQAGMTAYGTRRHLYDPKMQTDKPFDQTTISLQMGTNKGASQAGMLAPGTRRDIYDQKLTLQPMDNTTISLQMGTNKVASQKGMSVYGLGRQVYDPKYCAAPTEPVIHNGSQGTGTNGSEISDSDYQAEYPDEYHGEYQDDYQRDYHGQYSDQGIDY; encoded by the exons ATTGCTTTGAAATATGATCCACAGATAGAAGAAGACCTCCGCAACTGGATCGAAGAGGTTACAGGCATGAGTATTGGAGCAAACTTTCAGCTAGGCTTAAAGGATGGCATCATACTCTGCGA GCTTATCAACAAACTTCAGCCAGGATCTGTAAAGAAAATTAATCAGTCCAAACTAAACTGGCATCAg CTGGAGAACATTGGAAATTTTATAAAGGCCATACAACAATATGGGATGAAACCACATGATATTTTTGAAGCAAATGATCTATTTGAGAATGGAAATATGACTCAAGTTCAGACATCGCTGGTGGCACTAGCAGGTCTG GCAAAAACCAAAGGCTTTCATACTACAATTGATATTGGTGTTAAATATGCAGAAAAACAAGCAAGAAGTTTTGATGCAGGAAAGCTTAAGGCTGGACAAAGTGTGATTGGTTTGCAG ATGGGAACCAATAAATGTGCCAGTCAGGCCGGCATGACTGCCTACGGGACTAGGAGACATCTCTATGATCCAAAGATGCAAACTGATAAGCCGTTTGACCAGACAACAATTAGCCTACAAATGGGTACTAATAAAGGTGCTAGCCAG GCGGGAATGCTTGCGCCCGGGACGAGACGAGACATTTATGACCAGAAACTCACATTACAACCAATGGACAACACTACTATTTCACTACAAATGGGCACTAACAAAGTGGCTTCTCAAAAGGGAATGAGTGTGTATGGGCTTGGACGGCAAGTATACGACCCTAAGTATTGCGCTGCACCAACAGAACCTGTTATTCATAATGGGAGCCAAGGAACAGGAACTAATGGGTCGGAAATCAGTGATAGTGATTATCAGGCAGAATATCCGGATGAATATCACGGCGAGTACCAAGATGACTATCAGAGAGATTACCACGGTCAGTACAGCGACCAGGGCATTGATTATTAG
- the CNN3 gene encoding calponin-3 isoform X2 encodes MSIGANFQLGLKDGIILCELINKLQPGSVKKINQSKLNWHQLENIGNFIKAIQQYGMKPHDIFEANDLFENGNMTQVQTSLVALAGLAKTKGFHTTIDIGVKYAEKQARSFDAGKLKAGQSVIGLQMGTNKCASQAGMTAYGTRRHLYDPKMQTDKPFDQTTISLQMGTNKGASQAGMLAPGTRRDIYDQKLTLQPMDNTTISLQMGTNKVASQKGMSVYGLGRQVYDPKYCAAPTEPVIHNGSQGTGTNGSEISDSDYQAEYPDEYHGEYQDDYQRDYHGQYSDQGIDY; translated from the exons ATGAGTATTGGAGCAAACTTTCAGCTAGGCTTAAAGGATGGCATCATACTCTGCGA GCTTATCAACAAACTTCAGCCAGGATCTGTAAAGAAAATTAATCAGTCCAAACTAAACTGGCATCAg CTGGAGAACATTGGAAATTTTATAAAGGCCATACAACAATATGGGATGAAACCACATGATATTTTTGAAGCAAATGATCTATTTGAGAATGGAAATATGACTCAAGTTCAGACATCGCTGGTGGCACTAGCAGGTCTG GCAAAAACCAAAGGCTTTCATACTACAATTGATATTGGTGTTAAATATGCAGAAAAACAAGCAAGAAGTTTTGATGCAGGAAAGCTTAAGGCTGGACAAAGTGTGATTGGTTTGCAG ATGGGAACCAATAAATGTGCCAGTCAGGCCGGCATGACTGCCTACGGGACTAGGAGACATCTCTATGATCCAAAGATGCAAACTGATAAGCCGTTTGACCAGACAACAATTAGCCTACAAATGGGTACTAATAAAGGTGCTAGCCAG GCGGGAATGCTTGCGCCCGGGACGAGACGAGACATTTATGACCAGAAACTCACATTACAACCAATGGACAACACTACTATTTCACTACAAATGGGCACTAACAAAGTGGCTTCTCAAAAGGGAATGAGTGTGTATGGGCTTGGACGGCAAGTATACGACCCTAAGTATTGCGCTGCACCAACAGAACCTGTTATTCATAATGGGAGCCAAGGAACAGGAACTAATGGGTCGGAAATCAGTGATAGTGATTATCAGGCAGAATATCCGGATGAATATCACGGCGAGTACCAAGATGACTATCAGAGAGATTACCACGGTCAGTACAGCGACCAGGGCATTGATTATTAG